The Geobacter sp. genomic interval CGGAAACCTTCTTGACCCCCTCTGCCAGCCGATGGATCGGTTCCGTGTAGCGCCGGGCAAGAAAAATGATGAGGCAGATGCCGGTTGCAAAGATCGTGCAGGTTGCTGCCAGGCGGCGGGTAAAGTTCTCGTGCTGGATCTCGCGGATATTGTCGAGCAGGAGGTTGATCTCCACGAATCCGAGCTGCTCGTCGCCGATGATGACCGGCACCACCAGCTTGAACGGCTTCACCATGGTGCCGGTGATGCCGCGAGTTTCCTTGGCTCCCGGCACGGCCTTCAGCCCTTTTTCCTTGTTGAGTTTCTTCAGGTCACGCTGCTTGCCGATCTTCTTGGGATCGGTGGAATCGATGATCTCCCCTTCGGTGTTGATGATGTTGATTTCGTCGATACCTTTCTGGCGGGCTTCCTTGAGATAGTTTGCCAGGTTCGACGTATCCTCGTCGCTTTCCGAGGTCAGGTCCATGACGCTTTTCTGCAGGATGTCGGAGACGGCGGTGGAGCTGTCCTGGATCTCCTCCACCAGCTTGTGCTGGCTGTACTGGTTGAGGGTGAACAGGGTGACGACGGCGATCACCAGCAGGGTGAGCATGATGAGAACCAGCTTGGTGTTCAGTTTCACGTGTGGCCCCTTGTGGCGATGAATGAAGTGTCGGCCGGGATTATACACGAGCAGGGGGGGGGAAACAAGGATGGTACGACCGACGGCGGCGACGGTGCGCGGACGTTGAAACAGTGCTTCTGTATACGGGTGATTTCTGCTACCCTGTCTGGGAATATACTCCCATCGCCACCTGTTTGAGGACTCGGGATGCACGAACTTGCCATAACCCAGGGGATTGTCGATGTTTGTCAGGAACATGCCCGCGGGCGTCGCGTGCTGGAAGTGGTGCTGGAGATCGGCGAGCTTGCCGGCGTTGTGCCGGAATCGGTGGAGTTCTGTTTCTCGGCCGTTACCAGCGGCACCCTGCTGGAGGGAGCCCGGCTGGTCATCCAGCGGATTCCGGGGCGGGGGCGCTGCGTCGACTGCCGCGCGGAATTCGGCCGGAGTACCTATTTCGACCCCTGTCCCGAGTGCGGCGGCTACCAGGTGGAGGTCCTTGCCGGCGAGGAGTTGCGGGTGAAAGAGCTGGACCTGGACGAGGAAGAGGTCCGAAGCTGACGGATTACCCTCGGCAGGGCCGTTGCGGCCGACTGCGGGAGACCCTTGAGGAGGCTTGAAAGATGTGCATCACCTGCGGATGTGAGACAACAGGACACGAACACGGCCACCAGCATCGCCATGACGATGGCACGGTACACAGCCATGTGCATAGCCACGAACACGGTCACGTGCATGGGGATGAACATGGCCATGAGCACGGCCATGAGCACGAGCAAGGAGATGCCTCGGTTTCGCGCGCCCGGATGACCGTCGAGACCGACATCCTGGCTCGCAACGACCGCCTTGCCGCGGCCAACCGCGCCATCTTTGCGCAGCACGGGATCTTTGTCCTGAACCTGGTCAGCTCGCCCGGCTCCGGCAAGACGACCCTGCTTGAGCGGACGCTCAAAGACCTTGCCGGCAGGTTTCGTTGCGCGGTCATCGAAGGGGACCAGCAGACCGACAACGATGCGGTCCGGATCGCCGCCACCGGGGTGCCGGTGCGGCAGATCAACACCGGAACCGGCTGCCACCTGGATGCCCACATGGTCCGCCATGCGCTGGACCACTTTGATCTCCACCAGCTCGATATCCTCCTGATCGAAAACGTCGGCAACCTGGTCTGCCCTGCCTCGTTCGACCTGGGCGAACACCACAAGGCCGTGGTGCTGTCGGTCACCGAGGGGGAGGACAAGCCGCTCAAGTATCCCCAGATGTTCCATGCCGCCGATGTCATGCTTCTCAACAAGGTCGATCTCCTGCCCCACGTGGAGTTTTCCGTGGAGCGCTGCCTGGAGATGGCCCGCCGGGTCAGGCCGGATGCCACCATCTTCGAGGTTTCGGCCAGGAGCGGTGCCGGCATGGATGCCTGGTATGCCTGGTTGGCTGCCGGCGTGGCAGGCACACGGAATGCCGTAAAGAAGGGCTGAGGCTCGCATGGGGCCTGTTTCGACCAGTGGACGGATCAAGGTGGAGATCGACGGGATCGTCCAGGGGGTCGGGTTTCGCCCATTTATCTATCGTCTGGCGCAGCGCCATGGGCTGAGCGGCTGGGTCTGCAACACG includes:
- the hypA gene encoding hydrogenase maturation nickel metallochaperone HypA; protein product: MHELAITQGIVDVCQEHARGRRVLEVVLEIGELAGVVPESVEFCFSAVTSGTLLEGARLVIQRIPGRGRCVDCRAEFGRSTYFDPCPECGGYQVEVLAGEELRVKELDLDEEEVRS
- the hypB gene encoding hydrogenase nickel incorporation protein HypB, with amino-acid sequence MCITCGCETTGHEHGHQHRHDDGTVHSHVHSHEHGHVHGDEHGHEHGHEHEQGDASVSRARMTVETDILARNDRLAAANRAIFAQHGIFVLNLVSSPGSGKTTLLERTLKDLAGRFRCAVIEGDQQTDNDAVRIAATGVPVRQINTGTGCHLDAHMVRHALDHFDLHQLDILLIENVGNLVCPASFDLGEHHKAVVLSVTEGEDKPLKYPQMFHAADVMLLNKVDLLPHVEFSVERCLEMARRVRPDATIFEVSARSGAGMDAWYAWLAAGVAGTRNAVKKG